From Skermanella rosea, one genomic window encodes:
- a CDS encoding helix-turn-helix transcriptional regulator, whose translation MLRKLEVKGEGPPVYRFTPRMVRYRRSEVDAWIRSRASHSVERPEA comes from the coding sequence ATGCTACGAAAGCTTGAGGTCAAGGGCGAAGGTCCGCCGGTCTACCGCTTCACCCCTCGGATGGTGCGATATCGCCGGTCGGAGGTGGACGCCTGGATCAGATCCCGCGCCTCGCACTCGGTCGAGCGGCCCGAGGCGTAG
- a CDS encoding helix-turn-helix transcriptional regulator: MLTPRELADLLKIEPRTLQQWRRRKQGPTYVRVSHRVVLYDRDEVNRWLEARTTRH; the protein is encoded by the coding sequence ATGCTAACGCCGCGAGAGCTGGCAGATCTGCTCAAGATCGAACCGCGCACCCTACAGCAGTGGCGACGTCGAAAGCAGGGCCCAACCTACGTGCGCGTATCGCATCGCGTCGTCCTTTACGATCGGGACGAGGTGAATCGGTGGCTGGAGGCGAGAACGACTCGTCACTAG